A region from the Sandaracinus amylolyticus genome encodes:
- a CDS encoding methyltransferase domain-containing protein: MALLDRSVSTIARGIRAVRLRTPSVHALSEIRAQAASRALDRARPHARAIASPLRAGEPDARRALARIAESALDHMRREVREEASRRGLLTSLAIGLDERFSRTDEPEWLDDPEFDRAARVRALEHLDALNVMVGGYAAFFDALRPYLGRDRSRPTRVLDLASGHGGFALAAARMARDEGLAIELCATDLKREYLDIGAAVARREALDVRFEVQDALDLSGIEPGAYDVIVSTQSLHHFPPGLVAVLASEASRVAGRGVVLIDGYRSRMHAVVVGSIGLLRFRDVAFAHDGWVSFRRFFVPEELEVLARLGPEGDRADARWMPPTHCVVTIPTG; the protein is encoded by the coding sequence ATGGCGCTGCTGGATCGCTCGGTCTCCACGATCGCGCGCGGGATCCGCGCGGTCCGCCTGCGCACGCCGTCGGTGCACGCGCTCTCGGAGATCCGCGCGCAGGCTGCGTCGCGCGCGCTCGATCGCGCGCGGCCCCACGCGCGCGCGATCGCGTCGCCGCTGCGAGCTGGTGAGCCCGATGCGCGCCGGGCGCTCGCGCGCATCGCCGAGTCCGCGCTCGATCACATGCGTCGCGAGGTGCGCGAGGAAGCGTCGCGCCGCGGGCTTCTGACCTCGCTCGCGATCGGGCTCGACGAGCGCTTCTCGCGCACCGACGAGCCGGAGTGGCTCGACGATCCGGAGTTCGATCGTGCCGCGCGGGTGCGCGCGCTCGAGCACCTCGACGCGCTGAACGTGATGGTCGGCGGATACGCCGCGTTCTTCGACGCGCTGCGGCCGTACCTCGGGCGCGATCGGTCGCGCCCGACGCGCGTGCTCGATCTCGCGTCGGGGCATGGCGGGTTCGCGCTCGCGGCGGCGCGCATGGCGCGCGACGAGGGGCTCGCGATCGAGCTGTGCGCGACCGATCTCAAGCGCGAGTACCTCGACATCGGCGCGGCCGTCGCGCGACGCGAGGCGCTCGACGTGCGCTTCGAGGTGCAGGACGCGCTCGATCTCTCGGGCATCGAGCCCGGCGCGTACGACGTGATCGTGTCCACGCAGTCGCTGCACCACTTCCCGCCGGGGCTCGTCGCGGTGCTCGCGTCGGAGGCGAGCCGCGTCGCGGGGCGCGGCGTCGTGCTGATCGACGGATATCGCAGCCGGATGCACGCGGTGGTGGTCGGCTCGATCGGGCTCCTGCGCTTCCGCGACGTCGCGTTCGCGCACGATGGATGGGTCTCGTTCCGCCGCTTCTTCGTGCCCGAGGAGCTCGAGGTGCTCGCGCGGCTCGGGCCCGAGGGAGATCGCGCCGACGCGCGCTGGATGCCGCCGACGCACTGCGTGGTGACGATCCCGACCGGCTGA
- a CDS encoding oxidoreductase: protein MENIENHRVWLITGASRGIGAELTSAALAAGDFVVATARDPRRVADRFGGSENVLPVALDVTDERSVQAAVDAALARFGRIDVLVNNAGFGVIGAVEETSADDVRRVYETNVFGLLAVTRAVLPVMRRQRSGHVINLSSVGGYRSGPGFGVYCSTKFAVEGLSEALHAELAPLGIAVTIVEPGYFRTEFLEAGSVVETPPRIADYAETAGKVRAVAKSVSLQQPGDPLRLAGVVVELTRAASPPLRLPLGSDTVAAIEAKNAFVAQELDAWRAVSLSTDFPR from the coding sequence ATGGAGAACATCGAGAACCATCGTGTCTGGCTGATCACGGGCGCGTCGCGCGGCATCGGCGCGGAGCTCACCAGCGCCGCCCTCGCGGCGGGAGACTTCGTCGTCGCGACCGCGCGTGATCCGCGCCGCGTCGCCGACCGCTTCGGCGGCTCGGAGAACGTGCTGCCCGTCGCGCTCGACGTCACCGACGAGCGCTCGGTCCAGGCCGCGGTCGACGCGGCGCTCGCGCGCTTCGGACGCATCGACGTGCTCGTCAACAACGCGGGCTTCGGCGTGATCGGCGCGGTCGAGGAGACGTCGGCCGACGACGTGCGACGGGTCTACGAGACGAACGTCTTCGGGCTGCTCGCGGTCACGCGCGCGGTGCTCCCGGTCATGCGCCGGCAGCGCTCGGGGCACGTCATCAACCTCTCGTCGGTCGGCGGCTACCGATCCGGTCCCGGCTTCGGCGTGTACTGCTCGACGAAGTTCGCGGTCGAGGGCCTCTCGGAGGCGCTGCACGCCGAGCTCGCGCCGCTCGGGATCGCGGTGACGATCGTGGAGCCCGGCTACTTCCGCACCGAGTTCCTCGAGGCGGGCTCGGTCGTCGAGACGCCGCCGAGGATCGCCGACTATGCCGAGACGGCCGGCAAGGTCCGCGCGGTCGCGAAGTCGGTGAGCCTCCAGCAGCCGGGCGATCCGCTCCGCCTCGCGGGCGTGGTCGTCGAGCTCACGCGCGCGGCGTCGCCCCCGCTGCGACTGCCGCTCGGGTCCGACACCGTCGCCGCGATCGAGGCGAAGAACGCGTTCGTCGCGCAGGAGCTCGACGCCTGGCGCGCGGTGTCGCTCTCGACCGACTTCCCGCGCTGA
- a CDS encoding LysR family transcriptional regulator — MRHESLVHNRLMADSFDGLSAFRAVAQHKSFTAAAAAMGISPTAMSQKIKLLERRLGVLLFQRTTRRVALTDAGAQLFARLEPALTEVEDAIAALGDHRGRPSGRLRITAPRVGGARLLPPIVARMQERYPELALEVSLDDAFVDLVGAGFDAGIRLGDAIEKDMVRVTITKRSAWSIVAAPSYLARAGRPKKPEDLSRHRAIRQRMIATGVIYRWELERQGKPITVDAPGSVVVDDPGLIVALALEGVGLAYVADETISDAVARGRLERVLEPFVTPGPPFCLYFPTRAQEQPKLRALLETVKCMRDELDAPPRSRRAKKR, encoded by the coding sequence ATGCGTCATGAATCCCTCGTTCATAATCGTCTCATGGCCGACAGCTTCGACGGGCTCTCCGCGTTCCGCGCGGTCGCTCAGCACAAGAGCTTCACCGCCGCGGCCGCAGCGATGGGCATCTCGCCGACCGCGATGAGCCAGAAGATCAAGCTGCTCGAGCGGCGGCTCGGCGTGCTGCTCTTCCAGCGCACGACGAGGCGCGTCGCGCTGACCGATGCGGGCGCGCAGCTCTTCGCGCGGCTCGAGCCGGCGCTCACGGAGGTCGAGGACGCGATCGCCGCGCTCGGCGATCACCGGGGACGTCCTTCGGGGCGACTACGGATCACGGCGCCGCGCGTCGGCGGCGCGCGGCTGCTGCCGCCGATCGTGGCGCGGATGCAGGAGCGGTATCCGGAGCTCGCGCTCGAAGTGTCGCTCGACGACGCGTTCGTCGACCTCGTCGGCGCAGGCTTCGACGCGGGCATCCGGCTCGGCGACGCGATCGAGAAGGACATGGTGCGCGTCACGATCACGAAGCGCTCGGCATGGTCGATCGTCGCCGCGCCGAGCTATCTCGCGCGCGCGGGGCGACCGAAGAAGCCGGAGGATCTGAGCCGTCATCGCGCGATCCGACAGCGGATGATCGCGACCGGCGTGATCTATCGCTGGGAGCTCGAGCGCCAGGGCAAGCCGATCACGGTCGACGCGCCGGGCTCGGTGGTCGTCGACGATCCGGGGCTGATCGTCGCGCTCGCGCTCGAGGGCGTGGGGCTCGCGTACGTGGCGGACGAGACGATCTCCGACGCGGTCGCACGGGGACGCCTCGAGCGCGTGCTCGAGCCCTTCGTGACGCCCGGGCCGCCGTTCTGCCTCTACTTTCCGACGCGCGCGCAGGAGCAACCGAAGCTGCGCGCGTTGCTCGAAACGGTGAAGTGTATGCGGGACGAGCTCGACGCACCGCCGCGATCGCGACGCGCGAAGAAGCGGTGA